One part of the bacterium genome encodes these proteins:
- a CDS encoding DUF3332 family protein, whose translation MRGSRFGMGIALVLVAAVGTLTAGCFGKFQLTRKLYDINQSIDEKYVRSAATWVFVIPYAVTGLLDFVIFNVIEFWSGENPVASAPVTKVFTQGTGRTVLTLSRDGSATVAVIEGYEGERLVSTLRVRDDGAGKVTAVETAAGKEVREVVAATASDGSVAVTVASAAGTGTERFAVSAVREKTARAARIASDVAQASRGAAGTIPLAAAARVPAYGG comes from the coding sequence ATGCGGGGGAGCCGGTTCGGGATGGGGATCGCGCTGGTGCTGGTCGCGGCGGTGGGGACGCTCACCGCGGGGTGCTTCGGCAAGTTCCAGTTGACGAGAAAACTGTACGACATCAACCAGTCGATCGACGAGAAGTACGTCCGCAGCGCGGCGACGTGGGTCTTCGTCATCCCGTATGCCGTGACCGGACTCCTGGACTTCGTCATCTTCAACGTGATCGAGTTCTGGTCGGGCGAGAACCCCGTCGCCTCCGCACCGGTGACGAAGGTTTTCACGCAGGGGACCGGGAGGACGGTCCTCACGCTCTCCCGCGACGGTTCCGCGACGGTGGCGGTGATCGAGGGGTACGAAGGGGAGAGGCTCGTCTCCACCCTTAGGGTCCGCGACGACGGGGCGGGGAAGGTCACGGCGGTCGAGACGGCGGCGGGAAAGGAGGTCCGCGAGGTCGTGGCGGCGACCGCGTCCGACGGGTCGGTGGCCGTGACGGTGGCCTCGGCCGCGGGCACGGGCACGGAGCGGTTTGCGGTGTCGGCCGTCCGGGAGAAGACGGCGCGCGCGGCCCGGATCGCGTCGGACGTCGCGCAGGCGTCGCGGGGCGCAGCGGGGACGATCCCCCTGGCCGCCGCCGCACGGGTCCCGGCGTACGGGGGCTGA
- a CDS encoding TVP38/TMEM64 family protein codes for MPKRRRRNILKLVAFLLLAAAAAYLLLLTPAGDLFRTHEGRKALVGKLDVLVQSAGPLGPVLFVLIYSIGVLFLPATPFTIAGAVIFGKFYGMLYNLAADTLGASLAFYLGRYFLHGVARGFLETRMPWLDRKAAEDGFSVIFYLRIFWFPFIVLNYAAGATRIRFRDYLLGTALGLLPPVFLFTYFVGAMKEVLATYRRPADLLTFDLLFPVLLLVASFFLPTLLKRLRKGRELIP; via the coding sequence ATGCCTAAACGCCGGAGGAGGAACATCCTCAAGCTCGTCGCCTTCCTGCTTCTCGCCGCCGCCGCCGCGTACCTCCTGCTCCTCACCCCTGCGGGCGACCTGTTCCGGACGCACGAGGGAAGGAAGGCGCTGGTCGGGAAACTGGATGTCCTCGTCCAGTCGGCGGGGCCGCTGGGCCCCGTCCTCTTCGTCCTGATCTACTCCATCGGGGTGCTCTTCCTCCCCGCCACCCCGTTCACGATCGCGGGAGCCGTGATCTTCGGCAAGTTCTACGGAATGCTGTACAACCTGGCGGCCGACACGCTCGGGGCCTCCCTCGCCTTCTACCTCGGGAGGTACTTCCTTCACGGGGTCGCGCGCGGGTTTCTCGAGACCAGGATGCCCTGGCTCGACCGGAAGGCGGCCGAGGACGGGTTTTCGGTCATCTTCTACCTGCGGATCTTCTGGTTCCCCTTCATCGTTCTCAACTACGCCGCCGGGGCGACGCGGATCCGGTTCCGCGACTACCTCCTCGGGACGGCGCTGGGGTTGCTCCCGCCCGTCTTCCTCTTCACCTATTTCGTCGGGGCGATGAAAGAGGTCCTCGCCACGTACCGGCGGCCGGCCGACCTGCTGACGTTCGACCTGCTCTTCCCCGTCCTGCTCCTCGTCGCCTCCTTCTTCCTCCCCACCCTCCTGAAGCGCCTCCGCAAGGGTCGTGAGTTGATTCCATGA
- a CDS encoding TIGR04283 family arsenosugar biosynthesis glycosyltransferase, translating into MSPAHNPQVCISIIIPTLNEEASVSRAIRSCREAGPCEVIVVDGGSRDRTVVIARGEADAVIIAPRGRAAQMNAGAAVAGGGVLLFLHADTLLPQGSVHGVLGALQEPAVVGGAFRVRLAASPGAGRYVRGALGITGRMIGARGAMSRSYSGDQAIFVRAEAFRAVGGYPEIPLMEDVELSRRMRRAGKTVLLPLRAETSGRRWEAWGPLRTVLFMWRLRVGYLLGWTPSRCAEAYRRGPALTRRDPSSPTSSSGG; encoded by the coding sequence GTGTCCCCTGCCCACAACCCACAAGTCTGCATTTCCATCATCATCCCCACGCTGAACGAGGAGGCGTCGGTCTCCCGCGCGATCCGGTCGTGCCGGGAGGCGGGGCCGTGCGAGGTGATCGTCGTCGACGGGGGGAGCCGTGACCGCACGGTAGTGATCGCGCGCGGCGAGGCCGACGCGGTGATCATCGCGCCGCGGGGAAGGGCGGCGCAGATGAACGCAGGCGCCGCCGTCGCCGGCGGGGGGGTTCTCCTCTTCCTGCACGCGGACACCCTCCTGCCGCAGGGATCCGTACACGGCGTGCTCGGCGCGCTGCAGGAGCCGGCGGTGGTCGGCGGCGCCTTCCGCGTCCGCCTGGCCGCATCCCCCGGCGCGGGCCGGTACGTCCGCGGGGCGCTCGGGATCACCGGGCGGATGATCGGGGCGCGGGGGGCCATGTCGCGCTCGTACAGCGGGGACCAGGCGATCTTCGTGCGGGCGGAAGCGTTCCGCGCCGTGGGCGGCTACCCGGAGATCCCGCTGATGGAGGACGTCGAGCTGTCGCGGCGGATGCGGCGGGCGGGAAAGACGGTCCTCCTTCCGCTGCGCGCGGAAACGTCGGGGCGGCGCTGGGAGGCGTGGGGTCCCCTCCGGACCGTCCTGTTCATGTGGCGCCTCCGGGTCGGCTACCTCCTCGGGTGGACTCCGTCGCGATGCGCCGAAGCGTACCGCCGCGGGCCGGCGCTCACACGCCGGGACCCGTCTTCTCCCACGTCATCCTCAGGGGGGTGA
- the glgP gene encoding alpha-glucan family phosphorylase, giving the protein MRIRHFHVRPNIPKELAPLEEIARNLWFSWNWEAVQLFIRLNPVLWEQAYQNPVHMLGSLPQADLEAAAKDESFVANVERVYRSFQEYRKRTSWFQDAHVADAGARVAYFSCEYGIDEGLPIYSGGLGVLSGDHLKSTSDLGIPLVGVGLLYQKGYFRQVLSLDGWQKELYPDNDWYNMPVTMETAVDGRPLVIAVNIGGETVNARVWRVDIGRTPLYLLDSNIKVNSDRSREITSTLYGGDRDMRIRQEILLGVGGVRALKALGIRATVYHMNEGHSAFLIVERIRDLMASHGLTFAQAREVVLATGVFTTHTPVPAGNELFDPDLLRKYLDPKIRPLGIPWEEFLSLGQSGAPRSKEFGMTVFALRSSAFANGVAKLHAETSRSMWKDLWPGLPEAEVPIRAITNGIHTRSWLSHEMVELYARYFGPRFLEKPADHAVWERVETIPPVELWRIHQSRRERLVFFARKRLKNQLRRQGAGMALQRAAEEALNPEALTIGFSRRFATYKRANLLFRQPDRLIRLLTNPDRPVQILFAGKAHPQDLPAKEIIRSVIHFASDPRVRDRLVFLEDYDINVARYMVQGVDVWLNNPRRPLEASGTSGMKAAANGALNVSILDGWWDEGYSPDLGWAIGSGEMYGDPEEQDRVECEALYSLLENEIVPLFHDRDRGGLPRAWIAMMKASIRKLGAYFNTHRMVQEYTETSYLPAHRAGSRLSGNDFSAARELTAWRERVASAWPGIAIRVEETRMHKEMRVGDTVGVAVRVRLGGLAPAEVAVEIRYGFYDAAGQVGMGTILSARHDGRDGDEEIYRAEIPCTGSGRYGFAARVLPRHPELANPFTPLRMTWEKTGPGV; this is encoded by the coding sequence ATGCGAATACGCCATTTCCACGTCCGCCCCAACATCCCGAAGGAACTCGCTCCGCTCGAGGAGATCGCCCGGAACCTCTGGTTCTCGTGGAACTGGGAGGCGGTGCAGCTCTTCATCCGGCTCAATCCCGTTCTCTGGGAGCAGGCGTACCAGAATCCGGTGCATATGCTCGGATCGCTGCCGCAGGCGGACCTCGAAGCCGCCGCGAAGGACGAGAGCTTCGTCGCGAACGTCGAGCGCGTGTACCGGTCGTTCCAGGAGTACCGGAAGCGGACGTCGTGGTTCCAGGATGCCCACGTCGCCGACGCCGGAGCCCGGGTGGCCTACTTCTCGTGCGAGTACGGGATCGACGAGGGACTCCCGATCTACTCCGGGGGGCTCGGAGTCCTCTCGGGCGACCACCTGAAGTCGACTTCCGACCTCGGGATCCCGCTGGTCGGCGTCGGGCTCCTGTACCAGAAGGGGTATTTCCGCCAGGTGCTGTCCCTGGACGGGTGGCAGAAGGAGCTGTACCCGGACAACGACTGGTACAACATGCCGGTGACGATGGAGACGGCGGTGGATGGCCGCCCGCTGGTGATCGCGGTGAACATCGGCGGGGAGACGGTGAATGCGCGCGTCTGGCGGGTCGACATCGGCCGCACCCCCCTGTACCTGCTCGACAGCAACATCAAGGTGAACTCCGACCGCTCCCGGGAGATCACCTCCACCCTGTACGGCGGGGACCGGGACATGCGCATCCGGCAGGAGATCCTGCTCGGCGTCGGCGGAGTGCGGGCGCTGAAGGCCCTCGGTATCCGGGCGACCGTGTACCACATGAACGAGGGCCACTCGGCCTTTCTGATCGTCGAACGGATCCGCGACCTGATGGCTTCGCACGGCCTCACCTTCGCGCAGGCGCGGGAAGTGGTGCTCGCCACCGGCGTCTTCACCACGCACACCCCCGTCCCCGCGGGGAACGAACTGTTCGATCCGGATCTTCTGCGGAAATACCTCGATCCGAAGATCCGGCCGCTGGGGATCCCGTGGGAGGAGTTCCTCTCCCTCGGCCAGTCGGGTGCTCCCCGGTCCAAGGAGTTCGGGATGACGGTCTTCGCCCTCCGGTCGTCGGCGTTCGCGAACGGCGTGGCGAAGCTCCACGCCGAGACCTCCCGGTCGATGTGGAAGGATCTGTGGCCGGGGCTCCCCGAGGCGGAGGTGCCGATCCGCGCGATCACAAACGGGATCCACACCCGTTCCTGGCTCAGCCACGAGATGGTGGAGCTGTACGCGCGGTACTTCGGGCCGCGGTTCCTCGAGAAGCCCGCGGACCACGCGGTGTGGGAGCGGGTGGAGACGATCCCCCCCGTGGAGCTCTGGCGGATCCACCAGTCCCGCAGGGAGCGGCTCGTCTTCTTCGCCCGCAAGCGGCTGAAAAACCAGCTGCGCCGCCAGGGCGCCGGGATGGCGCTCCAGCGGGCGGCGGAGGAGGCGCTGAACCCCGAGGCGCTGACGATCGGATTCTCCCGGCGGTTCGCCACCTACAAGCGCGCCAACCTGCTTTTCCGGCAGCCCGATCGGCTGATCCGGCTCCTGACGAACCCGGACCGGCCGGTGCAGATCCTCTTCGCCGGAAAGGCGCACCCGCAGGACCTCCCGGCGAAGGAGATCATCCGGTCGGTCATCCATTTCGCGTCGGACCCGCGGGTCCGCGACCGGCTGGTCTTCCTCGAGGATTACGACATCAACGTGGCGAGGTACATGGTTCAGGGGGTCGACGTGTGGCTGAACAACCCGCGGCGCCCCCTGGAAGCGTCCGGGACGAGCGGGATGAAGGCGGCGGCCAACGGCGCGCTGAACGTGTCGATCCTCGACGGGTGGTGGGACGAGGGGTACTCCCCCGACCTCGGGTGGGCGATCGGGAGCGGGGAGATGTACGGGGACCCGGAAGAGCAGGACCGGGTGGAGTGCGAGGCCCTCTACAGCCTCCTCGAGAACGAGATCGTCCCCCTGTTTCACGATCGGGACCGCGGCGGGCTGCCGCGCGCCTGGATCGCGATGATGAAGGCGTCGATCCGGAAGCTGGGCGCGTACTTCAACACGCACCGGATGGTCCAGGAGTACACGGAGACGTCGTACCTTCCCGCCCATCGGGCGGGTTCGCGGCTTTCCGGAAACGATTTTTCCGCCGCCCGGGAATTGACAGCGTGGCGGGAACGCGTCGCGTCGGCGTGGCCGGGGATCGCGATCCGGGTGGAGGAGACGCGGATGCACAAGGAGATGCGCGTGGGGGACACGGTGGGGGTCGCCGTCCGCGTCCGCCTGGGGGGGCTCGCTCCCGCCGAGGTCGCCGTCGAGATCCGGTACGGCTTCTACGATGCCGCCGGGCAGGTGGGCATGGGGACCATCCTGTCGGCGCGCCACGACGGGCGCGACGGCGACGAGGAGATCTACCGGGCGGAAATCCCGTGCACGGGAAGCGGCCGGTACGGGTTCGCCGCGCGGGTCCTTCCGCGGCACCCGGAACTCGCGAACCCCTTCACCCCCCTGAGGATGACGTGGGAGAAGACGGGTCCCGGCGTGTGA